Part of the Streptomyces antimycoticus genome, ACTACATCGAGCTGGGCAAGCCGGGCGGCAGCCCGACGGTCTTCCTCCACGGCGGCGGCCCCGGGTGCACGGGCTGGTCCGACTTCGGACAGGTGGCGCCGCTGTTCGCCCAGGACCGCCACTGCTTCCTCGTGGACATCCTGCAGTACGGCAAGTCGGCCAAGCCCGTCATCGAAGGCCCCATGTGGGACTACCACGCCGCCAAGACGGTCGCCCTGCTCGACACCCTGGGCATCGAGCGCGCCGACTTCGTGTGCAATTCCTGGGGCGGAACCATCGCGCTGAACCTGGCCGCGAAGTACCCCGAGCGGGTCCGGTCGCTGACGATCACCGGCAGCATGCCCGTGTTCCACGGCCCGCTGGCCCCGCTGCCCGAAGGCGGCCGGCGCGGCCGCAACGCCCGTGATGTGTACTACGGCGGCACCGGCCCCTCCTGGGAGAAGATGCGGGACCTGATCGGCCGCCTGGAGTGGTACGACGCCGGTGCCATTCCCGACGACACCGTCACCCTGCGCTACGAGCAGAGTCTCGACCCGGAGGAGACCGCCCTCGCCGGCGCCTCCGACAACCCCCGCGGCGACTGGCAGGACCTCACCGCGGAGCTC contains:
- a CDS encoding alpha/beta fold hydrolase encodes the protein MDLMNIQKPPEGAHAEADGVTYHYIELGKPGGSPTVFLHGGGPGCTGWSDFGQVAPLFAQDRHCFLVDILQYGKSAKPVIEGPMWDYHAAKTVALLDTLGIERADFVCNSWGGTIALNLAAKYPERVRSLTITGSMPVFHGPLAPLPEGGRRGRNARDVYYGGTGPSWEKMRDLIGRLEWYDAGAIPDDTVTLRYEQSLDPEETALAGASDNPRGDWQDLTAELGAIQAPTLFIWGMYDAFLTPDYPLMLARMVPKGNLHVMDQVSHHLQEERPHAYYTAVTGFLNQQHA